In Bordetella holmesii ATCC 51541, the following proteins share a genomic window:
- a CDS encoding type I phosphodiesterase / nucleotide pyrophosphatase family protein gives MKGRNIVVIMSDEHNPAFMGCSGHPFIKTPHLDALAARGVRFPNAYTPSPICVPARAAFATGQRVHQTRHWDNAMPYIGDPSGWGHALQEHGVRVESIGKLHYRNEEDPVGFDAEHIPMHVLGGHGMVWASIRDPYLPSQGRKRMLGERIGIGESPYTAYDRSVTERTLDWLRNAAAKDRPFALYVGLVAPHFPLIAPQAFYALYDARQIPQAKLHPKQGYERHPWVQAYAEFERSEETFADENERVSAFLAYYALCSFLDSNVGRILSELETLGLKDSTHVVYTSDHGDNVGARGLWGKSTLYQESVGIPMLLAGPDVSPGVCETPVDLLDLYPTILQAVGLDAGPYMDQRPGKSLFALTDSHSIRSAPF, from the coding sequence ATGAAAGGCAGAAACATCGTTGTCATCATGTCGGATGAGCACAACCCCGCGTTCATGGGCTGCTCCGGACATCCTTTTATCAAGACCCCTCATCTCGATGCCCTGGCCGCCCGCGGCGTGCGCTTTCCCAACGCCTATACGCCCAGCCCCATCTGCGTACCGGCCCGGGCGGCGTTTGCGACCGGGCAGCGTGTGCACCAGACCCGGCATTGGGATAACGCGATGCCCTACATCGGCGATCCCTCCGGCTGGGGACATGCCCTGCAGGAGCACGGCGTGCGGGTCGAAAGCATAGGCAAGCTGCACTATCGCAACGAAGAAGATCCGGTCGGCTTCGATGCCGAGCATATCCCCATGCACGTGCTGGGTGGCCACGGCATGGTCTGGGCATCGATACGAGACCCGTATCTGCCCTCGCAAGGCCGCAAGCGCATGCTGGGCGAGCGCATCGGCATCGGCGAGTCCCCCTACACCGCCTACGATCGTTCGGTGACCGAGCGCACCCTGGACTGGCTGCGCAATGCCGCCGCCAAGGATAGACCCTTTGCCCTGTATGTCGGCCTGGTCGCGCCGCACTTCCCGCTCATCGCGCCGCAGGCCTTCTATGCGCTGTATGACGCCCGCCAGATCCCCCAAGCCAAACTGCACCCCAAGCAAGGCTACGAGCGCCATCCCTGGGTGCAGGCCTACGCCGAGTTCGAACGCAGCGAAGAGACATTTGCCGATGAGAACGAGCGCGTCAGTGCGTTCCTGGCCTATTACGCGCTGTGCAGCTTTCTGGACAGCAATGTCGGACGCATTTTGAGCGAACTGGAGACCCTGGGGCTGAAGGACTCCACCCATGTGGTCTACACCTCCGACCACGGCGACAATGTCGGCGCCCGAGGCCTGTGGGGCAAATCCACGCTCTACCAGGAAAGCGTGGGGATCCCCATGCTGCTGGCTGGCCCCGATGTCTCCCCCGGGGTGTGCGAGACGCCCGTGGACTTGCTCGATCTGTATCCCACCATACTGCAGGCCGTGGGCCTGGATGCCGGGCCCTATATGGATCAGCGCCCAGGCAAATCCCTGTTTGCGCTCACCGACAGCCATTCGATCCGCAGCGCGCCATTCTGA
- a CDS encoding rieske domain protein — translation MSSKIQDQHERAVSTGGTTVKKLIPYGGYFTNSVPGHDPELTEVGPGTPAGEYLRRFWHPVCMSMELTDTPRFLKIMGEELVAFRDGSGSIGLLHAHCVHRGASLEYGKIEQHGISCCYHGMVFDVDGTCLRVPFPEGEEEEGERYRCSIRQGAYKAFERNGLVFAYMGPPDEEPPFPEWEGDFTVAETDELVPYSNFQHCNWLQVQDNAADNYHTMALHAKRQVTGEHYQGTTFDEVGAASMEVPPDMQFVPVHGGRSLACAGARRSDDERMHIRVQHQVLPNFSLHAYTSEDGKKKKLFSRFHMIRWTVPVDDHNSKMIGWRVMGPGVDTRGIGDKSMVGYETIDFLEGQVAMRRPERFGQYALEDLPPIPPDHRARANYKDCQYAPGDYEAIISQRPIAVHALENPTKFDAGLYVFRKLLRDAVRGKNPNASPEQFAQWLRDCSGNPNSYCSGNVFELPVGRTTEEEITLRRHLARQVVQIITEADGLRGAQRHAFVTDKMEALQQEVLARRMA, via the coding sequence ATGAGTTCGAAGATTCAGGATCAGCACGAGCGCGCGGTCAGCACCGGCGGCACGACGGTGAAAAAACTGATCCCTTACGGCGGTTACTTCACCAACAGCGTGCCCGGGCACGATCCCGAATTGACCGAGGTCGGCCCCGGCACGCCGGCCGGCGAATATCTGCGCCGCTTCTGGCATCCGGTCTGTATGTCGATGGAGCTGACCGACACGCCGCGTTTTCTCAAAATCATGGGTGAGGAACTCGTGGCGTTTCGCGATGGCAGTGGCAGCATCGGTCTGCTGCATGCCCACTGCGTGCACCGCGGCGCATCCCTGGAATACGGCAAGATCGAGCAGCACGGCATCTCATGCTGCTATCACGGCATGGTGTTCGATGTGGACGGCACCTGCCTGCGGGTGCCGTTTCCCGAAGGCGAAGAGGAAGAGGGCGAGCGCTATCGTTGCTCGATCCGGCAGGGGGCGTACAAGGCGTTCGAGCGCAACGGTCTGGTCTTCGCCTACATGGGGCCGCCCGACGAGGAGCCGCCTTTCCCGGAGTGGGAGGGAGACTTCACGGTCGCGGAGACGGACGAGCTGGTGCCTTACAGCAACTTCCAGCACTGCAACTGGCTGCAGGTGCAGGACAACGCGGCCGACAACTATCACACCATGGCATTGCACGCCAAACGCCAGGTGACCGGCGAGCACTACCAGGGCACGACCTTTGACGAGGTGGGTGCCGCGTCGATGGAGGTGCCCCCCGACATGCAGTTCGTCCCCGTGCACGGAGGCCGCAGCCTGGCTTGCGCGGGGGCGCGCCGCTCGGATGATGAGCGTATGCACATCCGTGTTCAGCACCAGGTGCTGCCCAACTTCAGCCTGCATGCTTACACATCCGAAGATGGCAAAAAGAAGAAGCTCTTTAGTCGTTTTCATATGATCCGCTGGACGGTGCCGGTCGACGATCACAACAGTAAGATGATCGGCTGGCGCGTCATGGGCCCGGGCGTGGACACGCGCGGCATCGGCGACAAGAGCATGGTGGGCTATGAGACCATCGATTTTCTCGAGGGCCAGGTCGCCATGCGCCGGCCGGAGCGCTTCGGCCAATATGCGCTCGAGGATCTTCCGCCCATCCCGCCCGATCACCGCGCCCGGGCCAACTACAAGGATTGCCAGTACGCGCCGGGCGACTATGAGGCCATCATCAGCCAGCGGCCCATCGCGGTGCATGCGCTGGAGAACCCGACAAAGTTCGACGCGGGCTTGTATGTGTTTCGCAAGTTGCTGCGCGATGCCGTGCGGGGCAAGAACCCCAACGCCAGCCCGGAGCAGTTCGCGCAATGGCTGCGCGATTGTTCCGGCAACCCCAATAGCTACTGCTCGGGCAATGTGTTCGAGCTGCCAGTGGGCCGCACCACCGAGGAGGAAATCACCTTGCGCCGCCACCTTGCCCGCCAGGTGGTGCAGATCATCACTGAGGCCGACGGTCTGCGCGGCGCGCAGCGGCACGCCTTTGTGACCGACAAAATGGAAGCCCTGCAGCAGGAAGTGTTGGCGCGGAGGATGGCTTGA
- a CDS encoding bacterial regulatory helix-turn-helix, lysR family protein, producing MAQPALSQHVAALESELGITLFERRAKGVTLTPAGERLRQRASSILAQLDALKIDVPGPPGKPRGPVRVCLSRSLARVLVAPLLRHVERELPDVRLLLSSALSSEMRTALETRQLDVALMPNAFELPGLDCTPIYEEGFSLFGRASLFERAGKTIAFSAIGSRPLVAPDRDHDLRRLIERTAIDLNCPLNVKYEINDPDLNYALVREGLAFAVLPASAGLDLGKHDRHIEERKVVRPAITRVQSIVRMPGDAQAAASQAVGQALIVVMKDLVKSKLLTGRIIAQP from the coding sequence GTGGCGCAGCCGGCACTGAGCCAGCATGTCGCCGCGCTGGAATCCGAACTGGGGATCACGTTGTTCGAGCGACGTGCAAAGGGGGTGACATTGACGCCGGCAGGCGAGCGCCTCCGGCAACGCGCCTCCTCCATACTGGCGCAATTGGATGCGCTCAAAATCGATGTGCCGGGCCCGCCCGGCAAGCCGCGCGGGCCGGTCAGGGTCTGCCTGTCGCGCTCCTTGGCGCGGGTGCTGGTCGCCCCGCTGCTGCGCCATGTCGAACGCGAGCTGCCTGACGTGCGCTTGCTGCTGTCGTCGGCGCTGTCCAGCGAAATGCGCACGGCGCTGGAAACCCGCCAACTGGATGTCGCCTTGATGCCCAACGCGTTCGAGTTGCCTGGGCTGGATTGCACCCCCATCTACGAAGAAGGGTTCTCGCTGTTTGGCCGCGCTTCGCTCTTCGAACGCGCAGGCAAGACCATCGCGTTTTCCGCCATCGGCTCGCGCCCGCTGGTCGCCCCGGACAGAGATCACGATTTACGCCGTCTCATCGAGCGCACGGCGATCGACCTGAACTGCCCGTTGAACGTCAAATACGAAATCAACGATCCCGATCTCAACTATGCATTGGTACGCGAAGGGCTGGCCTTTGCCGTCCTTCCGGCCAGCGCCGGCCTGGATCTCGGCAAGCACGACCGGCACATCGAAGAGCGCAAAGTCGTCCGGCCTGCCATCACGCGCGTGCAGTCCATCGTCCGCATGCCGGGCGACGCCCAGGCGGCAGCCTCTCAGGCCGTCGGGCAGGCGCTCATTGTGGTCATGAAGGATCTGGTCAAGAGCAAGCTGCTCACCGGACGCATCATCGCCCAGCCTTAG
- a CDS encoding putative sulfatase, whose protein sequence is MLRKGPWKYHHYVRFEPELFNLEQDPEELHDLAADPAYATVLADMKAALYAICNPEDVDRQAKADQAALIERLGGVQIASTMGSSSATPAPVVEKKA, encoded by the coding sequence ATGCTCCGGAAAGGCCCGTGGAAGTATCACCACTATGTCCGTTTCGAGCCGGAGCTCTTCAACCTCGAGCAGGACCCCGAAGAGCTCCATGACCTGGCCGCCGACCCCGCCTATGCCACGGTACTGGCCGACATGAAGGCCGCGCTGTATGCGATCTGCAATCCCGAGGACGTGGATCGGCAGGCCAAGGCGGATCAGGCCGCGCTGATCGAGCGCCTGGGCGGCGTGCAGATCGCCTCGACCATGGGCTCGAGCAGCGCCACCCCTGCTCCGGTCGTGGAGAAGAAGGCATGA
- a CDS encoding bacterial extracellular solute-binding s, 5 Middle family protein: protein MLFTRRRFNLFLGLAIAAQGAVPALVFGKSAGTVTEYANEPAVLTQIDRNGPEAIGAKILEGLVDHDADLKLVPALAVSWEQSPDALRHTFHLRTGVKWHDGKPFSSADVAYSILTLKKVHPRRKSTFANLVDVETPDA from the coding sequence ATGCTTTTTACTCGCAGGCGGTTCAATCTTTTCCTCGGCCTGGCCATCGCTGCCCAAGGCGCCGTTCCGGCCCTGGTGTTCGGAAAATCCGCCGGCACGGTGACCGAGTATGCCAACGAGCCCGCGGTGCTGACGCAGATCGATCGCAACGGGCCCGAGGCCATCGGCGCCAAGATCCTCGAAGGTCTGGTCGACCACGATGCGGACCTCAAGCTCGTGCCAGCCCTGGCCGTTTCGTGGGAGCAAAGCCCCGACGCGCTGCGCCATACCTTCCATCTGCGCACAGGCGTAAAGTGGCATGACGGAAAACCCTTCAGCTCCGCAGATGTCGCGTACTCCATCCTGACGCTGAAGAAAGTCCATCCACGCCGCAAATCCACCTTCGCCAATCTGGTCGATGTGGAAACACCCGACGCATGA
- a CDS encoding bacterial regulatory s, gntR family protein, translating to MQLHPEKLPVRTDFVDTVYRVLLDAITDGSLAPGERITQEEIAEQLHVSRSPVLQALRLLKKDGFIEDAPGRGVQVTQLDPAWVAHLYEVRGALDALAARLAAQARAVIDPTLIERGRIAARSADLKTNIESDLAFHNAIYDASGNPLIGESARHYWVHLRRVMGAVHRSAAHRSTLWDEHAAIAQAIASGDARLAVRLSDQHIEHARSNLVGQLQDILDR from the coding sequence ATGCAACTGCATCCTGAAAAGCTCCCTGTCCGTACCGACTTCGTCGACACCGTCTACCGCGTATTGCTGGACGCGATCACCGATGGCTCCCTCGCGCCTGGCGAACGCATCACCCAGGAAGAGATTGCCGAGCAATTGCACGTCTCGCGCTCACCGGTACTACAGGCACTGCGCCTGCTGAAAAAAGATGGCTTCATCGAAGATGCGCCGGGCCGCGGCGTGCAGGTCACCCAGCTCGACCCCGCCTGGGTCGCGCATCTGTATGAAGTCCGCGGCGCGCTCGACGCGCTGGCCGCGCGCCTGGCGGCCCAGGCCCGCGCCGTCATCGACCCCACCCTCATCGAGCGCGGTCGCATCGCCGCCCGAAGCGCCGATCTCAAGACCAACATCGAATCCGATCTGGCCTTTCACAACGCCATTTACGACGCCTCCGGCAACCCCTTGATCGGCGAAAGCGCGCGCCATTACTGGGTGCATCTGCGACGCGTGATGGGAGCGGTCCATCGCAGCGCGGCGCATCGCAGCACCCTCTGGGATGAGCACGCCGCCATCGCCCAAGCCATCGCCAGCGGCGACGCCAGACTCGCCGTGCGCCTGAGCGATCAACATATCGAGCATGCCCGTTCGAATCTGGTCGGGCAGTTGCAGGACATCCTCGATCGCTAG
- a CDS encoding putative membrane protein has protein sequence MDIDRTRSERRWPLVDLLVIAAVCVNAGQVLIRAYSAAPAPVAQAGPWYGMAAAYGGLCWVSSRVAGRWQWLARALFLLVGTACLMFMVQGEPLPAGPSMHWYDWFVLGACSALCGGLGRGSGAG, from the coding sequence ATGGATATCGATCGCACGCGTTCGGAACGTCGATGGCCGCTGGTCGATCTGCTTGTGATCGCGGCGGTTTGCGTCAATGCCGGCCAGGTGCTCATCCGGGCGTATAGCGCGGCGCCTGCGCCGGTGGCGCAGGCCGGGCCGTGGTACGGCATGGCGGCGGCCTACGGCGGCTTGTGCTGGGTGTCGAGCCGTGTGGCAGGCAGGTGGCAGTGGCTGGCGCGGGCGTTGTTCCTGCTGGTGGGCACGGCCTGCCTGATGTTCATGGTGCAGGGCGAGCCTTTGCCGGCCGGGCCTTCCATGCACTGGTATGACTGGTTTGTGCTTGGCGCCTGTTCCGCGCTGTGCGGCGGGCTGGGGCGCGGGTCGGGTGCGGGCTGA
- a CDS encoding putative monooxygenase: MRDVVAHVLPELKRRGIFRGAYPGKTLRENLGLQRPPNIHLRGNLR; this comes from the coding sequence TTGCGCGATGTGGTCGCCCACGTTTTGCCGGAATTGAAACGGCGCGGCATCTTCCGTGGCGCCTATCCAGGCAAGACGCTGCGTGAAAACCTGGGCCTGCAACGGCCGCCGAACATCCATCTGCGCGGCAACCTCCGCTGA
- a CDS encoding 2Fe-2S iron-sulfur cluster binding domain protein produces the protein MNAPASSPALQAMAGLDIIEVQLRAIRLQAQGILAFELTHPGGAELPAAQAGAHIDVHLPGGQVRSYSLAGDPADRSRWILGVLREPKSRGGSRAMHESLRVGDIVKVGLPRNAFGLAPEGEHAVLLAGGIGITPLKAMAHALAAQERSFELHYCARTAGHAAFVDELRALLPEGRLHLHFDDGDSSKGLDIAALLADYEAGRHVYYCGPAGFMAACAQASSHWPGAAVHSEHFKAPEVVRPEGAGDGSFDVELSRSGVTVTVQPDQTIVRAMELAGLRVPTSCLSGLCGACKVDYLEGEVDHRDFVLSDEEKEHCLTVCCSRARSARLVLDY, from the coding sequence TTGAACGCGCCGGCCTCGTCGCCCGCGCTGCAGGCCATGGCCGGCTTGGACATCATCGAGGTCCAACTGAGGGCCATACGCCTGCAGGCGCAGGGCATTCTTGCATTCGAGCTCACCCATCCGGGCGGCGCGGAATTGCCCGCCGCGCAGGCGGGCGCACATATCGACGTGCATCTGCCCGGCGGGCAGGTGCGCTCCTATTCGCTGGCGGGCGACCCCGCGGACCGCTCGCGCTGGATACTGGGAGTCCTGCGCGAACCCAAGAGCCGTGGCGGTTCGCGCGCCATGCATGAGAGCTTGCGCGTGGGCGACATCGTCAAGGTGGGCCTGCCGCGCAATGCCTTCGGGCTGGCGCCGGAAGGTGAGCACGCCGTGCTGCTGGCTGGCGGCATCGGTATTACGCCGCTCAAGGCCATGGCCCATGCGCTCGCCGCACAAGAGCGCTCGTTCGAACTGCATTACTGTGCACGCACTGCGGGCCATGCGGCGTTCGTCGACGAGTTGCGGGCGCTGCTGCCCGAAGGGCGGTTGCATCTGCACTTCGATGACGGTGACAGCAGCAAGGGTCTGGACATTGCCGCCTTGCTGGCCGATTACGAGGCTGGCCGCCACGTCTACTACTGCGGACCCGCCGGGTTCATGGCCGCTTGCGCCCAGGCCAGCAGCCACTGGCCCGGCGCTGCAGTGCACAGCGAACACTTCAAGGCGCCCGAAGTGGTGCGTCCCGAGGGCGCGGGCGACGGCAGTTTCGACGTCGAGCTGTCTCGCAGCGGAGTGACCGTGACGGTGCAGCCGGATCAGACGATCGTGCGGGCGATGGAGCTGGCGGGCTTGCGTGTTCCGACCTCCTGCCTATCCGGCTTGTGCGGGGCCTGCAAGGTGGACTACCTCGAAGGAGAGGTGGATCACCGCGACTTCGTATTAAGCGACGAAGAGAAAGAGCATTGCCTGACGGTCTGCTGCTCGCGGGCGCGAAGCGCCAGGCTGGTGCTGGACTATTGA
- a CDS encoding tripartite tricarboxylate transporter receptor family protein: protein MNIPRRHLLRALGAAVCCSALPIAQPKASSPIRLLVGFAPGGAIDLVARALAEGMRAAGYSMIVENKAGAGGRIAVDALLNAANDGNTLLFTPSTNLTLYPYLYKSIHYQPTDFTALGTACKFDFGFAVGADSPAKTLAEFLALARQDPKFAVYGTPGAGTVMQFLGMMLASASKVPLTPIPYKGGSLALTDTMGGVLPALITTLPNLIPMHKAGKIRILATTGSAPSPALHDVPTFAAAGYPTLTQSEYFMLLGRKDLPPAAGQALTKAMAGAVQSQGFEAIMRQQFFEPLVTAPERLQQQLQQESQFWSAVVKESGYVPEA, encoded by the coding sequence ATGAATATTCCCCGCAGACACCTGCTGCGCGCCCTGGGCGCGGCCGTTTGCTGTAGTGCGCTGCCGATCGCGCAGCCCAAAGCCAGCTCCCCTATCCGCCTTTTGGTCGGGTTCGCCCCTGGCGGGGCGATAGACCTGGTCGCTCGGGCGCTGGCCGAGGGCATGCGCGCCGCCGGCTACAGCATGATCGTGGAGAACAAGGCGGGCGCAGGCGGCCGTATCGCCGTCGACGCATTGCTCAACGCGGCCAACGACGGCAATACGCTGTTGTTCACACCGTCGACCAATCTGACGTTGTATCCCTACCTGTACAAATCCATCCACTATCAGCCCACCGACTTCACTGCGTTGGGCACCGCCTGCAAGTTTGACTTCGGCTTTGCGGTGGGCGCCGACAGCCCCGCCAAGACCTTGGCCGAGTTTCTGGCGCTGGCCCGCCAGGATCCTAAATTCGCCGTGTATGGCACGCCGGGCGCCGGTACGGTGATGCAGTTTCTGGGCATGATGCTCGCGAGCGCAAGCAAGGTGCCGCTCACGCCCATCCCCTACAAAGGCGGGTCGCTCGCGCTGACCGACACCATGGGCGGAGTCCTGCCGGCGCTGATCACCACCCTGCCCAACCTGATCCCCATGCACAAGGCGGGCAAAATCCGCATCCTGGCGACCACCGGTTCGGCGCCGTCACCCGCCCTGCATGACGTGCCGACCTTCGCCGCCGCAGGCTACCCCACGCTCACGCAATCGGAATACTTCATGCTGCTGGGCCGCAAGGACTTGCCCCCAGCCGCGGGGCAGGCGCTGACCAAGGCCATGGCCGGCGCAGTGCAGTCGCAAGGCTTTGAAGCCATCATGCGCCAGCAGTTCTTCGAACCCCTGGTCACCGCTCCTGAGCGCTTGCAACAGCAGCTACAGCAGGAAAGCCAGTTCTGGTCCGCCGTGGTCAAGGAAAGCGGCTACGTGCCCGAAGCGTGA
- a CDS encoding FAD linked oxidase, C-terminal domain protein: MSVDERYLRDWSGLTRGVPRAVHQPASTDDVAALVRQARHEGHRITVQGGLTGLAGGAVPADGDVVINMGRMNRIEYVDDVEGIMQVQAGATLQQVQEAAAAAGWFFPVDFAARGSCQIGGNAATNAGGTQVLRYGTLRDSVLGIEAVLADGEVVTSLTRLVKNSSGLDLRFLFIGSEGTLGIITRLTLRLQPPPGASATALAQIPDIASLAALLRHLRVTLGPQLTAYEFMSTQFLQQASELTGVASPLGPGSAWSVLIQASGGTESHANLEAALTRAYDDGLVTDCAVAASLADADKFWRLRESIPELMSALKPTVNFDCGLPMAQMPDFVDQVQRALQQRYPQARHLFMGHLGDNNIHILTGPHPESEWFNVEEIVYSALRGRQGTISAEHGIGFLKKPFLGYTRSAGELQLLQRIKRALDPDNTLNPGRILD, from the coding sequence ATGAGCGTCGATGAGCGCTATCTGCGCGACTGGAGCGGCCTGACGCGCGGGGTGCCGCGCGCCGTGCACCAGCCTGCCAGCACGGACGACGTCGCCGCCCTGGTACGCCAGGCGCGCCACGAGGGACACCGCATTACCGTGCAGGGCGGCTTGACCGGCCTGGCGGGCGGCGCCGTGCCCGCCGATGGCGATGTCGTCATCAACATGGGCCGCATGAACCGCATCGAGTACGTGGACGACGTCGAGGGCATCATGCAGGTGCAGGCCGGCGCGACGCTGCAACAGGTGCAAGAGGCCGCGGCTGCCGCAGGCTGGTTCTTCCCGGTGGATTTCGCGGCTCGCGGCAGTTGCCAGATCGGCGGCAATGCGGCCACCAATGCCGGCGGGACTCAGGTGCTGCGCTATGGCACCTTGCGCGACTCGGTGCTTGGCATCGAAGCCGTGCTCGCCGATGGCGAGGTCGTCACCTCGCTGACCCGATTGGTCAAAAACAGCTCGGGCCTGGACCTGCGCTTTCTGTTTATCGGTTCGGAAGGCACGCTGGGCATCATCACGCGTCTGACGCTGCGGCTGCAGCCCCCGCCCGGCGCGTCGGCCACGGCCCTGGCCCAGATCCCCGACATCGCCTCGCTGGCCGCCCTGCTGCGTCACCTGCGGGTCACGCTCGGCCCGCAGCTGACCGCTTATGAGTTCATGTCAACGCAGTTCCTGCAACAGGCCAGCGAACTGACCGGCGTGGCCTCTCCGCTGGGTCCGGGCAGCGCATGGAGCGTCCTCATCCAGGCCAGCGGCGGCACCGAGTCGCACGCGAACCTGGAGGCCGCGCTCACCCGCGCCTATGACGATGGCCTGGTGACCGACTGCGCCGTAGCCGCGAGCCTGGCCGATGCCGACAAATTCTGGCGCCTGCGCGAAAGCATCCCGGAACTGATGTCTGCGCTCAAACCCACAGTCAATTTCGACTGTGGCTTGCCGATGGCCCAGATGCCCGACTTCGTGGATCAGGTCCAACGCGCCTTGCAGCAGCGTTACCCGCAAGCCCGGCATCTGTTCATGGGCCACCTGGGCGACAACAATATCCATATCCTCACCGGCCCCCATCCGGAGAGCGAATGGTTCAACGTCGAAGAGATCGTCTATAGCGCGTTGCGGGGCCGCCAGGGCACCATCAGCGCCGAACACGGTATCGGCTTTCTGAAAAAGCCCTTTCTCGGCTACACGCGCAGCGCCGGGGAACTGCAACTGCTGCAGCGCATCAAGCGGGCGCTGGATCCGGACAATACGCTCAACCCCGGGCGCATCCTCGATTGA